One window of Candidatus Coatesbacteria bacterium genomic DNA carries:
- a CDS encoding uracil-DNA glycosylase: MPDEPVPSPAPKPAEPAAGFFTPAPEEEPPPWDSLEDYRRDALACTRCSLAESRNSVVFGDGDPHAALMFVGEAPGAEEDKQGLPFVGRAGKLLDKMIIAMGLKRETVYIGNVLKCRPPNNRDPLPHEAAACRPYLETQIRLIKPRIICCLGRHAATRLLDTKQSLKRLRGRFHPYNEHTRVAVTYHPAYCLRNPAAKRDVWEDLQLVMAELGLEIPDG; this comes from the coding sequence ATGCCCGACGAACCCGTTCCGAGCCCGGCGCCGAAACCCGCCGAACCGGCGGCCGGTTTCTTCACCCCGGCCCCCGAAGAGGAACCCCCGCCCTGGGACAGCCTGGAAGACTACCGCCGCGACGCCCTGGCCTGCACCAGGTGTTCCCTGGCCGAGTCCCGCAACAGCGTCGTCTTCGGCGACGGCGACCCCCACGCGGCGCTGATGTTCGTCGGCGAGGCCCCCGGCGCCGAGGAGGACAAGCAGGGACTGCCCTTCGTCGGCCGCGCCGGCAAGCTGCTGGACAAGATGATCATCGCCATGGGACTCAAGCGGGAAACCGTCTACATCGGCAACGTGCTCAAGTGCCGTCCGCCCAACAACCGCGACCCCCTGCCCCACGAGGCCGCCGCCTGCCGTCCCTACCTCGAAACCCAGATCCGCCTGATCAAGCCCCGGATCATCTGCTGCCTGGGTCGGCACGCCGCCACCCGCCTGCTCGACACCAAACAATCGCTCAAACGCCTGCGCGGGCGCTTCCACCCCTACAACGAACACACTCGGGTCGCGGTGACCTACCACCCGGCCTACTGCCTGCGCAACCCCGCCGCCAAGCGCGACGTCTGGGAGGACCTGCAACTGGTGATGGCCGAGCTGGGCCTGGAAATACCCGACGGGTAA